ATGCATTAGGCTTGCTTTCAGCTTTGTCCACTTCCGCTCTGTTGGGGTCTTTTGCTTCAACCTGTAGTTCGGTCATTGGTTCCTCAGCATGGGTGACAAGTTCAAGACTGAGGACAAGACATGAAGGAATCAGTATACAGTTATACAGACTTTTCTATTTTATCAAACATTTGGCATGTCATATAGATATGTCAGatttgatcagtcagggtcctggTGTTGAGACCCCTACTGACCGCTAAACAAATGGGTTGTAGTGCTCAACTGAGTGGTGTGCCCCTTTGGTTGCACCCAGTTAGTGCTGTACAGACTCACAGACTTTCTATTGAGCCCGTTTACTGTCTCCAAGGACAGCCAATGGGGCATAGCGCTCAGATGAGCATTTCTTTCCCTTTGTTTTAGTGATTGATGGATGTTTTAGCACCTGTAACCCTATGACGTCAAAATTTTGaggaaagttttaaaaaactttggacttttgtGACTTCAAAAATAGTAACGGCCCTACAATCATTCCCAACCATGTTTCACAATTACTGGAACCAGGCATGAGCGCTATCTCTCTTTAGTGGAATCAAGTCCTTATTAAAGGAGATTTCCTATTAAAGACATTCTGTGGTTAAGGGATAAATGTGTTATCACTGGAAGTGCAACCGCTACAATCTAGAAACTGGCACACTTGGATGCCTCACGTTAATGGAGTGGCGGTGCACATGTGTACCAATCACTCCATTCACTACTATAGAACAGAGGGAGATTGCTGAGCGCGTTGAACTCTGATTATAGCAGCTGtttcattcacatggggcatttgggTACACTTGTCTCAGGATAGCTGGAGGTCCCAATAGTTGaatccccagtgatcagacatttttcCAATATCCTGTTGAAATGCAAAAGTCTTTTATTTCTCAAAGTCCACGCATAACACTTTTTGGGTTGAATCACTTCATACCAACATAATCTTAATGCATGTGCAAGGTCATTCTAGTCATATCATGTCTCTGGAagtcagatgactgctgcagcctcgGATCACCAGTCGTTCTCCTAGCATCAGCACTGACATCGCAAGTGGGACgattgtcccaataaggatggCCCCGCGCTGGAACATCTGAGATCTGTAGTTCTATGAGATTCCTTGAGCACACCTTTTTAGCTGTGGGTTAATTGATCTGGCTGGGTGTAGTAATCTCCACCAGTCaatccctctggtctgctgcacatacatACCAGCTTGTCTTGTGAGataatgctggtcattttatctttATCTTTGCATTCTGGtattatgcatgcttgtctgaagtgtctctcttaccttccctgaagatggtctggacacctgttgtcccacccctccttgcattctggggtgcgtgcatcgaGTAGTGTGTGTAGTATAGTGACCGCACAGGAACATACACCCGCAGGTTTCTTTCTGTCCCttggcaggtgtggcctccagatgtctgacaTCTTATGTGTGTgtagatgggtgatgcctgacactgttccctgtatgtcagcttGGTGGCTATCTCTCTACCCCTTTGGTGtcaggacacttggactagctatggtttactatctgtatgtgagttctgggtggggttcctgttttaTGTGGTATCCataaccttgtgtgttggtgtgaacagcgacgtgttttgtatgtctgtgcagctggcagacatgtgctctatgtacggtcctgttctgtgtggtttgcattaccttgtgtgttggtgtgaacagcgacatgttctgtatgtctgtgcagatggccagacatgaggtgtgaacggtcgtgttctgtgttcagtgtgtgtgaaccatgtcatgtcctgtgttttgtgcatctctccaggttcctaatcagggatagcgaggtcccagatgaagacagtagtACCGTCCTTATCAGGAGAATAACCCcgcttttagggcgcccacccactggcgatttttttttcttcgcgttttgcgttttttctcaagagcaattagaattgaatgtactcctgtccactggcgtttttttttgcgttgcgttgcgatttttaacataggaactgtcagttgcatatgtgtccttatttttctcctaatgcacccatgaaagtcaatggaaattaatggaaaagccgtgaaaacgctgcaaaaaacgctgcggaaaacgcgggaaaaacgccgtgaaaacgcagcgtttttcacgcacgaaaatcgcaaacgccagtgggtgggcgcccttaggtaggggttccccacttttcctgattagtaagggacatgtATCTTTCTATCTTTGCCTGGAGTGGtgcaattggtctatgcaacattatAAGAGTTGTtgcagttttattaggacaccatcttgtGTGCGTGCTGAAGCTTGGTGCCCTGGTGTGCCCAGCAGACGTAACACCATAGAGCTAACTGTCCAGGGTGGAAAACGAACCAAAGCAGGAAAGGACGCAGTTCACGCCAACACACTTAGGCACAGCATGCAACACAGAAAAGGACTGTTcatacctaatgtctggccacctgtacagacacacagaacacatcactgttcacacacatatacactgaacatgacactgtttacaCCTATACACAGAACACATAACAGGCATGCAAGAAAACCAAGCCCTAGAGCGGAGGGATACCAGGgactggtgtatatatatatatatatgcagaagaCCAGTgaagattggctggctggggaaatccacacccaaccagcacaattattccacacctATGAAGGTGCGCTCCTGGAAATCCAtagaacagatcccagcagcacaatctaACACAAGTTGTGCCAgataaatctaatttccttctatgacagaatcactgactgggttgatcaggtaaatgaggtagatatagtatatgttgactttaataaagcatttgacaaagtatctcataccatacctttagaaaaaatgaccaaatatcggATTGACTTTTGCAACCTACAATAGCGCCCACTAGTCCCACTGGTTTGCTATTCCAGCTCGCTCCCTTATTGTTTAAAATGCTTGTTCACTTTGAAGAATCCCTCTGTATTATATGGCCCCCTAACAATAAGATGATCACATGATGTCCCACTGCTGGATTCCCCAGGTATTACCTGTAATTTCTTGTTTTATAAACTAGCATAATCTTAAATTTAAATCCAGAAGGGATTTACTCTCAGGGTATATCAGGCTATCTGATAGTCCAGAACATCTCCCATGGACTCTCCATTTTGCCGTAAAAATGTAAACACAATTTCTCAGCGGATACTTACTGTGGGTCCATGCCAAAAATGTGACTTCCTCTTTTCTGgcctaaaagagaaaaaaagaagttttAGAATTTTTGATATAGTTGCATAATTAGAAATTGCTTTTCCATTTAGATTTTGAGGGGCACAGCTACGGGCATCCATCTGAAGCCTGCAGTGGGGAGATTCTTCCTCCCTATCTGAGGTTTGGTGAGGTACCATTTAAATAAATAACTTATAGTAAATCAGGAACTTGAGCATTTGATTCCTCACATATATCATGTTCAGTTTCATAAATGGAAGTACCATATTTTTTGTACTATAAGATGCACCCAAGCTTAGGACAACAGAAAATAGAATAAAgatatttcatactaattaatACAACCATGATGGACTAACGAAATGGAGGATTTAGTCTCAAGTGGACTTGGATAGctgcagtggccccaatagtaattgtgccccctctcagtggccttaTAGTAATTGTTCCACTTCTCAGTGGGCCCTATACTAATCatgagtggccccagtagtaatggtaagTAGTTATAGTGGCCTCCAgaggtcccagtaataatagtggccccagtagtatcagtagtaatagtgttcccagtagttaTAGTAGCCCACAGTTGtcccagtaatagtggcccccagtggtatTATTAGTAATATTGCTCTCAATAGTTAGGATAGCCCCCAGGAGTCCCAGTggagccagtagtaatagtgccctaaatagtaatagtgcccccagtaataaaagtggacctcagtagtaatagttgcccccactggtaatagtgcccccagttgtctcagaagtaatagtggtccccagtaatagtgcctccaactGGGCAGCAACCCAACCAGGAAGTACCTTACCTCACTCCATAGCTTTGTTCCAACCAATGCTGATTATCAGAGACTCTGACCCTTCCCCCCAGCGTCTGCATTACCAAATGTCCTGTACACAGTgcagacatggggggggggggggatcatatGGCACAGCTTCTGATCAGCGGCAGCTGGACCAGGAGCTATGGTATGAGAAAAAGTACTTCCTAGTGGGGGGTTGGTGGTCCTAATGATCAGTTAGATTGCAAAAGCATTGTATCTGATCATTATGAAAGCAGTCAGGGGGGTCTGGAATCATGTGACCAGTGTGGAGAGGAGAATTGCCTGAGTTTCAagtaagtatattacaaagtgtgtACTAAAGGAATTATCCAACtcttaagattaaaaaaaaaatagtgtctgTAACAGTCAGGTGCCATTCTTCTCGATTCATTGCTCCTAATatgagtgttgatgccaggagtAAGGCATATGTGACTGCtttggccactgattggctgcagtggtcaggtggtagtCAATTTAAACAAATACTGGGAAGGCCATGGGAGCTGCAGCGCAGAGGAACGAATAGGTGAGCAGTGTTTATTTTGTTGTTTAACCCCATTTGcagccatgtaaaaaaaagttggatAATTCCTTTAATCCAATGTGTAATTCTATGGGAAAATGAGATTTGGTCGTGGAAAACACTTTAAAAGGATTTTCCGGTATATGATAGGATTAGTAGCaggggaaatatatatatatatatatatatatatatatatatatatatatatatataatatacatgcacaaaaaagctCTGCTCCCCGCCACTGCTCTGGTCTTCTGCTTACATCCATTGCAGCGGTCATGTGGTTGTGtaatcatgtgatcgctgcagccaataggaaacCCCGACATGGACATCATCAGTAAAACCTGCCGGAACCTCTGCATTAGAAGCCCAAGTGAcatgtttatgggatgtcactaggcTAGAAGACCTGGTGACGTCATGGGTCACATGCCGTGGTGCTACAGCGCCACAGTAACTATactattaaatatatattttagggCATTGGGGTgagaaataaaaattttaaaaaaatcagacagccccttttatattttctaaaccagacaaccacTTTACATCTTTTTGACTCACCTTTCAGTTGCAGAAGTATCACACAGATCACTACTACCACAACTACAGTTAAGGTAATAGCAATGATGATGCTACTTCTATCCTAAAAGAGAAAGACATGTCAGAACAATGGTCTAAGGAGTACAAAGCTTCCTTGGCTCTCTTGGTGCACTTGGTACATCAAAAACATTAAAACCCAAAGATATTTTAGTTTATGGGGTTTCGTACAATAAGATTAGATGGCATATTGACTATCTCTGCCATCGGTGTCTGATCCCAGTTGGTAGGCGCCCATTGAGTTTAAAAGAGctctactcttttttttccaacACCTCCTGCCAAGCGTCATGTTGGAACTGCAATGAGGTCCCAATGAAGTAAATAGGGGTTGTTGGAATTTCCAGATGGTATTTGTTTGAGAATGATGTTAAATTGGGTGAAATTTCAATGCTTTGGCATCTTTAAGGATGCAAAGGCGCCAAATTGTTAGAAATTCAAGATTAACGGATATTGAAATACCACAATTAGGCAAACatacatacagatacatatatacagtactgtgtaaggctgggttcacacggggcggattcctgacggaaatgtcgcggtttggccttttccgcggcggctttgaagcggcgcggccgctcgctcttccgctgcggctggcgctcccatagaggagagcgtggctgcagcggaaaaaaaaaattgacatgctgcgttcggcaaatccgcgtcgcagcagcggcttctgctggcttagccgcagcggatttgctgtcccgtatggaggagatttctgagaaatctcgtccacatggctggctaatcccgggattagcggccgcatgtggatttgctgcggcgaaattccacacggaatttccgcggcaaatccgccccatgtgaacccagtcttagggTTTAAGGCTGCTGTGGAAAAAATATTGCAAAGTAATTGACTCCAAACTTaggggaggagagatctctctctccctctctccccccccgatccccaccacaactcacctgtcacccgtgccggcccccgaatctttagagacgagcggggagatactcggctaaggcactactcgctcgagtaatgtgccttagcgagtatactcgctcatctctagcagcaagTCAATGGTGGCCATAAATTGACAGTAGAGTTGTGTCACCATGTCATGGTAGAGGTATAGGTCCCAGCATGGGGCAATCAGGTAGTTTATACTACAATCCGGTATGGATTGATATTTTTGTCTCATTGAAGATTATTGGAATAATATTAAGTTCTGTATAGTCAATAATTTCCCCCTCGGATTTACCTTTATCAGTGGTGTTGTGTCATTCCCTTGAAACAAATCTGCTATTCctacaagtaaaaaaataatcaatggGACGGCAACACAAAATTCACAAGTaaaaaatatctattttttaTAAAAATCTGTCACGTAGTGCTTGTTCTCTACATTAGCTTACAATATGTTGAGTTTTCAGGTATTAGGGCAAAATCTACAATATACCATCACGGTCTATTTACATTACTAGTGTCCTCTTATGTTTCAGAGGGCTCTCAGACACCACGGGTGGCTACAACCTTTGCACTTCCTAATAGAATACCTCTGATTTGGATCAAGGGTCCAGATGTCCTGGAGAAACAAGGATACCTGAGGGTGGCTTTACGTGAAACTACTGTTATCCAAATAGTCGCTCAATTGAGCGAATTTAAGTGacggttgttccatgtaaaacacGGCCACCAACCAGGTGATGAGTGAGAATGTGTCCGAtagtcattttgtttcagctcatctaaattagtcgctggttgattaattagcatgtaataataataatctttatttgtatagcgctaacatattccgcagcgcttacatagacagggggaatacagaaaggcaaaagtacaaaaattacagaaccacggttacatagtaatcagttgatggaaacaataggggtgcgggtcctgctccaacgagtttacatactacaagtagtggggtgatacgaaaggtaaagggctggagatgtgcacggtatggcgaggtggagagtgaggggtgctatacacatagacaatggtcagacatttggccgtgtgacggcagaaacggtatgactgcaggagtggtttatgatggctagcagggattgcagtcagtaggtcaggaagcatgttatcaggcggagtacagaggggtttgtttagggaatgcggtatgcctccctgaagaggtgccttttttagagcacacctgaagttctgcgagtcctggattgcccgggtagcctttggtagtgcataccagaggacaggtgctgctctggagaagtcttggaggtggaaatgagaagttcgaattaaagaggcgctcagtctggtttcgttagcagagcggagagcccgggctgggtgatggattgagatgaggaaggcaatatacgggggcgctgcactgtggagggctttgtggatgaaggtagcgagtttaaattgaattctgtattgaaggggcaaccagtgcagtgaccggcacaggacagaggcatccgagtagcgtgtggacaggaagatgagcctggctgccgcattcagggtggattggagagggtagagtctggtgtaggggaggccgatcagcaacgagttgcaataatcgagccgagagtggatgagggcaacagtaagcagttttagcatgtccacggtgagaaaagagcggattcttgcgatgttcttgaggtgcagctgacatgttcgggccagagactgGATGTAGacggtaaatgatagatcagagtcgaatatgaccccaaggcagcgggcatgctgtctgggcgttatggtggtgccacacactgagatggagatgtcaggaggaggtcggttagtgaagggtggaaataccagtatgtcagttttagagaggtttagttttaggtagagaggacatagtgttagagacagcggagagacagtcagtgatgttttggaggaagggtgcagagatgtcacgggaagaggtgtagatCTGGTTGTCGTCAGCatgtggtgtaaacaggtaaGGGTTGTATTTCAATGACTAGCCAGAAACTTTGCAGGGAGATATGCACTTGTccattttgcccccccccccacccgatttaatgctcattggttcctGAAAGATGTAAATATGTCCAAGTGATTCTTGAGTGAACATTCCCTGCTAATTTTGGTTATCAAAGATACACTCACTGCAGCACCGACTGTTGAATCGAACAAGCGAGAGACCGCAGCAGTGAGTGTTCACTCGAAGACAGTGCTTACATGTATTTATGTGCTTTGCACAACCAATGAACTAACATTAGGGAGTGGTTGAAGTTTCAGATATGCGCCCACCAAAGAACCTCACACCCCTTAATTAGTCGATGAACGATATTTTGGCTTGTGTAAATGCTTCTAACAAGTCGTTCGCCGATCTCGAAATTGAAAAACAAGTCAACAGCAATCACTCTGTAAAAACACTATTCAGACAATAATTGTTATGTTTAAAGCCACCGTAAAGCTACCTGGCATTAGATGAAGAAAATAATCCTGAGTTAAACCAGTCGTTCCCCATTGGCATGGGTCCAAAACAAAAGTATGGAAACATCAGATCAGCTACTGCGACTGCGGGGCATTATTTATATATGGATAATCTCTAGTGAAGTGACCAAATATTACAATAAATCTCAATGAGAAATCCAAAAACTAGTAACCTCATATAATCCATGCCAACTCAAGAATATGAACTGTAGATGTTACTCAGTAAACACTAACGTTGAGCTCTATTGTATGATTGGATATGTCCATCTTGCCAGCACTGACTTTACTAAATGCCTGGAACACACTAAAAAATAGAAACACTTTTGATTGTCCCCTATGAAGCCCTTATCACCACAAAAACTCTGGGCATAATGTTACCATTATTATTTGGGGAAAGGCTTGCGTTCCATAGAGAATGTGTGGTGTGTTCTTCGTCGTCAGCTTTTGATTCAGTAGAAGTGATTATTTCGTCATCAGGAAAAGACCCAGGAATgtctaaaaaagggaaaatataCAAAACTATAAAATACacataaagcaaaaataaaaaaaatatccagTTATCACTGTTGGGAATCCTGCACTGATGGGAGTCATTGCACTGTGCCTTTATATATTTCCCCTTTTCTCTCAAATTAACATTTTCAACACAGAAAGAAATTACACTccttaagggtggacacccactggcaattttttcgatcttgcgctgcgagagcaagtgaaaacactcgcctcgcagcgcataAGAAAAACTGGAAAATCGCTTGaacatcgccagtgttttcaatggggccagcggcagcagcgctagccccattaaaaacatagggagaatgccacggacttcttccacaactgtgacagctgtggcaggagtttccttcatccccgcggggaccgcggggatatgaaagaattctctgccacagctgtcacagctgtggcagaagtgcagcatgctatcccattgctttcaatgggattggcactgctgccggtcccattgaaagcagtggtttgtggcaagccccgcagcatgattttcggggaagggcttgaaatataagctgttccctgaaaatcatcattaattggttaaaaaaagaaaaaaaaatgaactcacctctctgccgctcagacgcgtcctccggttGGCTCCCCGGcattgctgtccagcactttcagcatgcggggatttaaagggctgtgctgattggctgagcactcagccaattacagctagtgcttagctattggctgagcgctcagccaattacagctcattcattcatgaatagctaagcactagctgtaattgcctgagcgctcagctaatcagcacagccctttcaggaggtggggatttttaaatccccgcctgctgaaagtgctggacagcagtgtcggggagccagccggaggatgcgtctgagcggcggagaggtgagttcattttttaattctttttttaaccagttaaggatgattttcagggaagggcttatatttcaagcccttccccgaaaatcataatGTGGGGCTTGCcccaaaccactgctttcaatggggccggcagcagtgccgatcccattgaaagcaatgggatagcatgcagcacttctgtcacagctgtggcagaagattttTTCATCTCCGCGgcccccgcggggataaagaaaactcctgccacagctgtcacaggcgatgttccagcgatttttcagcatttttcttgcgttgcgaggcaagtgttttcacttgctctcgcagcgcaagatagaaaaaaacgccagtggatgtCCACCCTTACTGTGATGACAGATGAAAGGCGGTACTTACCAGTCCTCAGCTCCTGCAATCCAGGGCTGCAGCCCCAAAGTACTGCTGGTCATTGTTTTGGAACGACTGCATCCAATCAGAGCAGTCAGATGCCGTTTTCCTGTCATATCCATTCACAGCATCACAGCGTACATGCCAGGATTGGCTACCAGAGTCAGGTGGTAGTCGTTCCAAAACAAAGTCTGGGAGGACTATTCGGGTCACTGTCAgccagtgtaaaggtaccttaactcaGAGTATACATAGTCATAAACCTCTTGATCCATGCACCATGAACTATATACTATCATGCGAAGTATTAAATATTGCTGGTCTTACCTGCACTTTGTGTTGTTAAATCTGCGTTCTCAGCAGGGAAGATATTTTGGGATGAAGTTGTAGACCTTGCAATTGAAGATGGTGAAGTCTCTGTCCAGATAACTGGTGGTGGTGATGTATTATTAGTAATGGATATAGGTGGTTGAGTAGTTACCTCCACTGTTGTAGTTAATGGAGTGGTCCAGACATAGAAAGGCTCTAGAGTGGTCTGAACTGGTTGTGGTGTTGTAGATGTCTTCACAGTTGTAGGTGCGTGAGTTGTCCTCATAGTGGTAGGTACTGGAGTAGTAGTTGTCAGAGTAGTTCTCACAGTTGTTGTTGTTGGtgctaaaaaaattgcattacaTTATTGTAGGACTCTAAATGTAATTTACTGTATGACACGGCAAATGCATTTACATCGCAGGACTAGCTCTAATGATAACCAGTAAAAAAAATagcagtttcttctgttgccaaTTCCACTGACTTTTATTGGTGGCTACCAGAGATTCCAAGATCTGGGGGTGGTGCACCATAATgtctccaggggcgtaactatagtgggtacaGAGGGTACGGGCCTAGAGCCTTACAAGGCCCTTAAGGTCTCTCTTTTCCAAATGAGAAGACCAGTCCTAGAAATTAagtattataattgggggccctgttagagaATTTGCACTGAGGCCCAACAGTTTCACATTAGACACTTCTAATTGTCCCAGAGACAAAAGCTGTAAATTTGCATTAATCAAAGCCATTATATGAATTGTTATCAGCCAAGAAACTAGATTAGCTTCTGCATCACCTTAGGAGAAAGTTCCAAAGGTTGAGTAATTGAAGCCAATCAAGCTggcattttttcttttcaaaaacaAGCCTATATTTCCAATACAATACTATCAATCCCATTgattaattttttaacattttttacaggCACCTTTTTCCACCATCAGGTTTATGTTGATCTTCTCATCATTGAACCACCCCCGATGTTCAATGCGGCAGCAGTATGTCCCTGCATCTTCTAGGCTTGCCGAAGTTATGGTCAGAGACACTATCCCTTCAGTAATTGCATCGTTGAGCTGGTAGCGTGAAGATGATTGAACGGTGACCTTATGACCATCCGTCCAGATTAGTTCTTGACTGCACTTTGAACTTGGGCAACTTCCACGTCCCCAACACATGCTGGTGAGATCGCTGGGTCTTCGAACTGTGTAAGAACATGGCAAAGTAATGGGTTGTCCTTCGATTCCGGTTACTGTTCTCTGACATAGCACAGTCACTGCAAGAAagagaagttaaaaaaatatCTTGGTAAATGGGTAGTACTGTTTTATAGTTTCACCTTTACAGGGCAATAAGCTAACTGGCCACCAAACTTTCAGGTGCCAAGACATAATAGCCATACCCAGTATGGCCTCCAATTCTTGTAAAAGGGATGGCATTAGTGGGTCCTCATACCTTCCTtccaatcaggggcgtaactatagaggatgcagtggatgcggttgcacccgggcccaggagccttagggggcccataagacctctcttctccatataggaaacccagtactatgagtaaagcattatagttaggggccctgttacaagttttgcatcagggcccgggagcttcaagttacacctctgctttaAATCCTTGGATAGTAAAAGGGCATGAGCCCAACTTGAATTGGTAATCAACCTCTCATTAACGAGCACCATGGTACTGAGTCCCATCATTCGCTTTCCTGATGGTAAGGGATTAGGGCAATAGGCATCTAACTACAGGCAGTTATACAAAATATCAATTTA
The nucleotide sequence above comes from Eleutherodactylus coqui strain aEleCoq1 chromosome 2, aEleCoq1.hap1, whole genome shotgun sequence. Encoded proteins:
- the LOC136611191 gene encoding hepatitis A virus cellular receptor 1 homolog isoform X1: MKLYIRWKGSLQIVILLLSAVTVLCQRTVTGIEGQPITLPCSYTVRRPSDLTSMCWGRGSCPSSKCSQELIWTDGHKVTVQSSSRYQLNDAITEGIVSLTITSASLEDAGTYCCRIEHRGWFNDEKININLMVEKAPTTTTVRTTLTTTTPVPTTMRTTHAPTTVKTSTTPQPVQTTLEPFYVWTTPLTTTVEVTTQPPISITNNTSPPPVIWTETSPSSIARSTTSSQNIFPAENADLTTQSADIPGSFPDDEIITSTESKADDEEHTTHSLWNASLSPNNNGIADLFQGNDTTPLIKDRSSIIIAITLTVVVVVVICVILLQLKGQKRGSHIFGMDPHLELVTHAEEPMTELQVEAKDPNRAEVDKAESKPNACTVGNTISETKG
- the LOC136611191 gene encoding hepatitis A virus cellular receptor 1 homolog isoform X2; translation: MKLYIRWKGSLQIVILLLSAVTVLCQRTVTGIEGQPITLPCSYTVRRPSDLTSMCWGRGSCPSSKCSQELIWTDGHKVTVQSSSRYQLNDAITEGIVSLTITSASLEDAGTYCCRIEHRGWFNDEKININLMVEKAPTTTTVRTTLTTTTPVPTTMRTTHAPTTVKTSTTPQPVQTTLEPFYVWTTPLTTTVEVTTQPPISITNNTSPPPVIWTETSPSSIARSTTSSQNIFPAENADLTTQSADIPGSFPDDEIITSTESKADDEEHTTHSLWNASLSPNNNGIADLFQGNDTTPLIKARKEEVTFLAWTHILNLSPMLRNQ